A single Nocardioides bizhenqiangii DNA region contains:
- a CDS encoding phosphomannomutase/phosphoglucomutase, whose amino-acid sequence MSTTSPDNVNAVFKAYDVRGTVPDQLDEDFARATGRAYVEVLGATSIVIGYDMRPSSPDLAGAFADGATSSGADVTMIGLASTDQLYFASGHLGLPGAMFTASHNPAQYNGIKMCRAYAQPVGLDSGLADIRDLVVKGASPTTARPGSISSHDVLQAYAAHLLSLAPVSGRKLKVVVDAGNGMAGHTAPAVFERLADQVELVPMYFDLDGTFPNHEANPIEAANLVDLQKRVLAEQADIGLAFDGDADRCFLVDERGQGVSPSTLTALIAARELEKEPGGTIIHNLITSRSVPEIVTERGGKPVRTRVGHSFIKETMAETDAIFGGEHSGHFYFRDFWRADSGMLAALHALAALAGTDRSLSALLAEYERYPMSGEINSEVADQAAVVAELEATYGGRDDVEVDHLDGLSVASADWAFNVRASNTEPLLRLNAEGKDSTTMAAIRDEVLSIIRGAR is encoded by the coding sequence ATGTCAACGACCTCGCCTGACAACGTCAACGCGGTCTTCAAGGCGTACGACGTCCGCGGCACCGTCCCGGACCAGCTGGACGAGGACTTCGCCCGCGCCACCGGCCGGGCCTACGTCGAGGTGCTGGGTGCGACGTCGATCGTGATCGGCTACGACATGCGGCCCAGCTCGCCCGACCTCGCGGGTGCGTTCGCCGACGGTGCGACCAGCTCGGGTGCCGACGTCACGATGATCGGCCTCGCCTCCACCGACCAGCTCTACTTCGCATCCGGCCACCTCGGCCTGCCCGGCGCGATGTTCACGGCGAGCCACAACCCGGCGCAGTACAACGGCATCAAGATGTGCCGCGCCTACGCACAGCCGGTCGGTCTCGACAGCGGGCTGGCCGACATCCGCGACCTGGTGGTCAAGGGCGCGTCGCCGACGACGGCCCGGCCGGGCTCGATCTCCAGCCACGATGTCCTCCAGGCGTACGCCGCGCACCTGCTCTCGCTCGCACCCGTTTCCGGTCGCAAGCTGAAGGTCGTGGTCGACGCGGGCAACGGCATGGCCGGCCACACGGCGCCGGCGGTCTTCGAGCGCCTTGCCGACCAGGTCGAGCTGGTCCCGATGTACTTCGACCTCGACGGCACGTTCCCCAACCACGAGGCGAACCCCATCGAAGCCGCCAACCTGGTCGACCTTCAGAAGCGGGTGCTCGCCGAGCAGGCCGACATCGGCCTCGCATTCGACGGCGACGCCGACCGCTGCTTCCTCGTCGACGAGCGCGGGCAGGGGGTGTCGCCGTCCACGCTGACCGCGCTGATCGCCGCCCGCGAGCTAGAGAAGGAGCCCGGCGGGACGATCATCCACAACCTGATCACCAGCCGGTCCGTGCCGGAGATCGTCACCGAGCGCGGCGGCAAGCCGGTGCGCACGCGGGTCGGCCACTCCTTCATCAAGGAGACCATGGCCGAGACGGACGCGATCTTCGGCGGCGAGCACAGCGGTCACTTCTACTTCCGGGACTTCTGGCGTGCCGACTCCGGGATGCTGGCGGCCCTCCACGCACTCGCCGCGCTCGCCGGGACGGACCGGTCGCTGTCGGCGCTGCTCGCGGAGTACGAGCGCTACCCGATGAGCGGCGAGATCAACTCCGAGGTCGCCGACCAGGCTGCGGTGGTGGCCGAGCTCGAGGCGACGTACGGCGGTCGCGACGACGTCGAAGTCGACCACCTCGACGGTCTCAGCGTGGCGTCCGCCGACTGGGCGTTCAACGTCCGTGCGTCCAACACCGAGCCGCTGCTGCGGCTCAACGCCGAGGGGAAGGACTCCACCACGATGGCCGCCATCCGCGACGAGGTGCTCTCGATCATCCGGGGCGCACGATGA
- a CDS encoding DUF3499 domain-containing protein, which produces MSLARRCSRTACARAAVATLTYVYADQTAVLGPLATYAEPHAYDLCDFHSERLSAPRGWEVLRLALDQTLPGPTEDDLLALADAVREAARPVTPVAPPERETGREVARRGHLRVLTSD; this is translated from the coding sequence GTGAGTCTCGCCCGGCGCTGTTCGCGCACCGCGTGCGCCCGCGCTGCGGTCGCGACGCTCACCTATGTCTACGCCGACCAGACCGCCGTCCTCGGTCCGTTGGCGACGTACGCCGAGCCGCACGCCTACGACCTCTGCGACTTCCACAGCGAGCGCCTGTCCGCGCCGCGCGGGTGGGAGGTCCTCCGGCTCGCGCTCGACCAGACGCTTCCCGGTCCGACCGAGGACGACCTGCTGGCCCTCGCCGACGCGGTGCGCGAGGCCGCCCGCCCGGTCACCCCGGTGGCACCGCCGGAGCGCGAGACCGGCCGCGAGGTCGCCCGCCGCGGCCACCTCCGCGTCCTCACCAGCGACTGA
- a CDS encoding metallopeptidase family protein: protein MEDSPSTQRSRRDRRGRGLRGPAALGHPSVGRPPHPRSRRESFDRLVLDIVTDIDERWSDRLGLVEYAVEDTPQLPDDWESGTVPLSSLIRGSGATPTRLVVFRRPLEHRAADRVELEAMVLTVVVEQVAELLGIPPSEVDPRYPDDLD from the coding sequence GTGGAGGACTCCCCGTCGACACAGCGCTCCCGGCGCGATCGTCGCGGCCGTGGGCTGCGGGGACCAGCCGCACTGGGACATCCCTCGGTCGGACGACCGCCGCACCCGCGCAGCCGCCGCGAGTCCTTCGACCGGTTGGTGCTCGACATCGTCACCGACATCGACGAGCGCTGGTCGGACCGGCTCGGCCTGGTGGAGTACGCCGTCGAGGACACCCCTCAACTCCCTGACGACTGGGAGTCCGGGACGGTCCCGTTGTCGTCGTTGATCCGCGGGTCCGGCGCGACCCCGACCCGGCTGGTCGTCTTCCGCCGGCCACTGGAGCACCGGGCCGCCGACCGGGTCGAGCTCGAGGCCATGGTGCTCACCGTCGTGGTGGAGCAGGTGGCCGAGCTGCTCGGGATCCCGCCGTCGGAGGTCGACCCCCGCTACCCCGACGACCTCGACTGA
- a CDS encoding DUF5719 family protein — protein sequence MSDGQQGRRADRAGATGPGRRGIVQRRKVDALLVLALVLPMVVAGALAVTRGDDPATTYAAAPPTPARLTDASLVCAAASSSTAGDVMLSRVPGMRGGDVTVRIAEGGAVDLGGPRNLEVRSGELASVASDGDVLATGTAAAAPGLVGGRTGPARAAAECRAPTFDEWYVGIGAAAKQSSTIELANPDEGPAVVEIALHGRPGPLIEQELHGIRVAGHQVMRLDLSQLTPRRGTLAAHLTVVRGRVVSTVRHTYDPLGRGTPRIDFLPAQAAPATENLLLGVPSDGDGVVNLFNPGEDEARATVRVVSDSAIFTPAGLDEVVVPGGTVRQLPLSQVLTREAADGALGLQVDAAQPLVASVRVVGDDLGLIAPSTAIGDDQPVTAVVPEGPKSLVLAGAERAGVVRVTATDARGEVLMDEQRVEVGADRGHSLELPDDAVLVTVRSTNTTIAGTVMLTGDRIGALRLWPADIDADVPVVRPE from the coding sequence ATGAGCGACGGCCAGCAGGGCCGCAGGGCCGACCGCGCCGGGGCGACCGGCCCGGGCAGGCGCGGGATCGTGCAGCGTCGCAAGGTCGACGCGCTCCTCGTCCTCGCCCTGGTGCTGCCGATGGTCGTCGCGGGTGCGCTCGCCGTCACTCGTGGCGACGACCCGGCCACGACCTACGCCGCCGCGCCGCCGACGCCCGCCCGGCTCACCGACGCGTCACTGGTCTGTGCCGCGGCGTCGAGCAGCACCGCCGGCGACGTGATGCTGTCGCGGGTGCCGGGGATGAGGGGCGGCGACGTGACCGTGCGGATCGCGGAGGGCGGCGCGGTCGACCTCGGCGGCCCGAGGAACCTCGAGGTGCGGTCCGGCGAGCTCGCGTCGGTCGCGTCCGACGGAGACGTGCTCGCGACGGGCACCGCCGCTGCGGCGCCGGGCCTGGTCGGCGGCCGGACAGGTCCGGCCCGGGCCGCCGCGGAGTGCCGGGCGCCGACGTTCGACGAGTGGTACGTCGGGATCGGCGCGGCCGCCAAGCAGTCCTCGACGATCGAGCTGGCGAATCCCGACGAAGGTCCGGCCGTGGTCGAGATCGCCCTCCACGGACGCCCGGGGCCGCTCATCGAGCAGGAGCTGCACGGCATCCGGGTGGCCGGGCACCAGGTCATGCGGCTCGACCTCTCGCAGCTCACGCCACGGCGCGGCACGCTGGCCGCCCACCTGACGGTGGTCCGCGGTCGGGTCGTCAGCACCGTGCGCCACACCTACGACCCGCTGGGTCGCGGCACGCCGCGGATCGACTTCCTGCCCGCCCAGGCCGCGCCCGCGACCGAGAACCTGCTGCTGGGCGTCCCGTCCGACGGCGACGGCGTGGTCAATCTCTTCAACCCGGGCGAGGACGAGGCCCGGGCCACGGTGCGGGTGGTCTCGGACTCCGCGATCTTCACACCTGCCGGCCTCGACGAAGTGGTCGTCCCCGGTGGCACGGTCCGCCAGCTGCCGCTGTCGCAGGTGCTGACCAGGGAGGCGGCCGACGGCGCGCTCGGGCTCCAGGTCGACGCCGCCCAGCCCCTGGTCGCGTCCGTCCGGGTGGTCGGTGACGACCTCGGGCTGATCGCCCCGTCGACCGCGATCGGCGACGACCAGCCGGTGACGGCGGTGGTGCCGGAGGGACCCAAGTCACTGGTGCTCGCGGGAGCGGAACGCGCCGGCGTGGTCCGGGTGACCGCGACCGACGCCCGCGGCGAGGTGCTCATGGACGAGCAGCGGGTCGAGGTCGGCGCCGACCGCGGCCACAGCCTGGAGCTGCCCGACGACGCGGTGCTGGTGACCGTCAGGTCGACGAACACCACGATCGCCGGCACCGTCATGCTCACCGGCGACCGGATCGGCGCGCTGCGGCTCTGGCCCGCCGACATCGACGCCGACGTGCCCGTCGTACGCCCGGAGTAG
- a CDS encoding glycosyltransferase family 2 protein, giving the protein MSDVSVVLVSHDGASWLPAVLEGIRAQTAPVAGVVAVDTGSKDGSADLIESALRAEPPIPVGVLRESGRTSYPEAVALASEALPHHGLATEWIWLLHDDSNPAPDALEQLLRVAAARPEADFLGPKLREWPSLKRLLEVGVTISGTGRRETGLERGEYDQGQHDQVREVLAVNSAGLLVRRTVLEELGGYDRQLPMFGNDIDLGWRAAAAGHTTLVVPRAVVFHAEAAHRGSRRTPLTGRHTHYQERRAALFTLLANCRGVALPFQALRLALGSLLRMLGFIVVRSVGEALDELAALVSVYSRPGPLLEARRRRRSRQSGPADRARLKRLLAPRWLPYRHGLDFVSDLAAAATNQAADVAERRRAAAADRDPSPPVARHKTDDDEDFEDTGLVARFLTDPVAVALAVAAIAFVIGARDAFGTVSGGALSPVPDGARDWWAMHYESWHPIGFGSAVPAPPYVLPLALLASVLGTETTMTVLLVAAAPLALWGAWRFLRVVGRLVSRYGAPRWLLLWGSVSYALVPLVAGAWGGGRWGIVVAAAVLPWLAHAALGFAEPEATRRWRAAWRTGFLLALLSAVAPVMWWLCALLGVVVVAASAVVVRGAIRDRSVWGPPATALAVPALLLAPWWLPAVWEDASGALFLDIGRWPTPSTDGVGLAVGRLGELGELGAPWWLGLALPALAVLALIPRPTRIGVVLCWLVAAVAALVAVPLGLTTIDLTGAATQQAGLGPVLLVVHGAWITAALLGGLALTERSPSPLVLPRIAQAVTAVVGVAATVVPVAGLVWFAGWGGDDLQSHPESGIPVYMSQAAEVAPERGILVIRGSVADGLTYQVERDDGPTVGEDEVAALTAEDREATALIGDLVTAPAPEAVAGLTERGIRFVVQPAPADAAVATRLDATAGLVRASAEDRSTRAWQVLEEPEPASVEGPRSWPRIGLLVLQAVAIAVVAVLCLPTMRRSRR; this is encoded by the coding sequence GTGTCCGACGTCTCCGTGGTGCTCGTCAGTCACGACGGGGCGTCGTGGTTGCCGGCGGTGCTCGAGGGCATCCGCGCGCAGACCGCACCCGTCGCCGGCGTCGTCGCCGTCGACACGGGCAGCAAGGACGGCAGCGCCGACCTGATCGAGTCCGCCCTCCGCGCCGAGCCGCCGATCCCGGTCGGGGTGCTGCGCGAGAGCGGACGTACGTCGTACCCCGAAGCCGTCGCGCTCGCGAGCGAAGCGCTGCCACACCACGGCCTCGCCACCGAGTGGATCTGGCTGCTGCACGACGACAGCAACCCCGCGCCGGACGCGCTGGAGCAGCTGCTGCGGGTGGCGGCGGCCCGTCCCGAGGCCGACTTCCTCGGCCCCAAGCTCCGCGAGTGGCCCTCCCTCAAGCGGCTGCTCGAGGTCGGCGTCACCATCAGCGGCACCGGCCGTCGCGAGACCGGCCTCGAGCGCGGTGAGTACGACCAGGGCCAGCACGACCAGGTGCGCGAGGTGCTGGCCGTCAACAGCGCCGGCCTGCTGGTCAGGCGGACGGTGCTCGAGGAGCTCGGCGGCTACGACCGGCAGCTGCCGATGTTCGGCAACGACATCGACCTCGGGTGGCGCGCCGCTGCGGCCGGCCACACCACGCTGGTGGTCCCCCGGGCCGTGGTCTTCCACGCCGAGGCCGCGCACCGGGGCAGCCGGCGGACGCCGCTGACCGGTCGCCACACGCACTACCAGGAGCGCCGGGCGGCGCTGTTCACCCTGCTCGCCAACTGCCGCGGGGTCGCCCTGCCGTTCCAGGCCCTGCGGCTGGCGCTGGGCTCGCTGCTGCGGATGCTGGGCTTCATCGTCGTCCGGTCCGTCGGCGAGGCGCTCGACGAGCTCGCCGCGCTGGTGTCCGTCTACAGCCGGCCGGGACCCTTGCTGGAGGCGCGCCGCCGACGCCGGTCACGACAGTCCGGGCCGGCCGACCGGGCCCGTCTCAAGCGACTGCTGGCGCCGCGGTGGCTGCCCTACCGGCACGGCCTCGACTTCGTCAGCGATCTCGCTGCTGCCGCCACCAACCAGGCCGCGGACGTCGCCGAGCGGCGCCGGGCTGCAGCGGCCGACCGCGACCCCTCGCCGCCGGTGGCCCGCCACAAGACCGACGACGACGAGGACTTCGAGGACACCGGGCTGGTCGCCCGCTTCCTCACCGACCCGGTCGCGGTCGCGCTCGCCGTCGCCGCGATCGCGTTCGTGATCGGCGCCCGCGACGCGTTCGGCACGGTCAGCGGCGGCGCCCTGTCGCCGGTCCCCGACGGTGCCCGTGACTGGTGGGCGATGCACTACGAGAGCTGGCACCCGATCGGCTTCGGCAGCGCCGTGCCGGCGCCGCCGTACGTCCTGCCGCTGGCGCTCCTCGCCTCGGTCCTCGGCACCGAAACCACGATGACGGTGCTCCTGGTGGCCGCGGCCCCGCTGGCGCTGTGGGGCGCGTGGCGATTCCTGCGCGTCGTCGGTCGCCTGGTCAGCCGGTACGGCGCCCCGCGGTGGCTGCTCCTCTGGGGGTCGGTCAGCTATGCCCTCGTCCCGCTCGTGGCGGGCGCGTGGGGCGGCGGTCGGTGGGGCATCGTGGTGGCGGCCGCCGTGCTTCCGTGGCTGGCGCACGCCGCGCTCGGCTTCGCCGAGCCGGAGGCGACGCGCCGCTGGCGGGCGGCGTGGCGGACCGGCTTCCTGCTCGCCCTGCTCAGCGCCGTCGCGCCCGTGATGTGGTGGCTGTGCGCGCTCCTCGGCGTGGTCGTGGTCGCCGCGTCGGCCGTGGTCGTGCGGGGCGCGATCCGCGACCGGTCGGTGTGGGGGCCGCCCGCGACCGCGCTCGCCGTACCGGCCTTGTTGCTCGCGCCGTGGTGGCTGCCGGCCGTGTGGGAGGACGCGTCCGGCGCGCTGTTCCTCGACATCGGCCGCTGGCCGACTCCGTCCACCGACGGTGTCGGCCTCGCCGTCGGCCGTCTCGGCGAGCTCGGGGAGCTCGGCGCGCCGTGGTGGCTCGGCCTGGCGCTTCCGGCGCTCGCGGTGCTCGCCCTGATCCCACGGCCGACCCGGATCGGTGTGGTGCTGTGCTGGCTGGTCGCCGCGGTCGCGGCCCTGGTGGCGGTGCCGCTCGGCCTGACCACGATCGACCTCACCGGAGCTGCCACCCAGCAAGCGGGTCTCGGGCCGGTGCTGCTCGTCGTCCACGGCGCGTGGATCACCGCCGCCCTCCTCGGCGGCCTCGCCCTCACCGAGCGCTCCCCGTCGCCACTGGTCCTGCCGCGGATCGCGCAGGCCGTGACGGCCGTCGTCGGTGTCGCCGCCACGGTCGTGCCGGTCGCCGGGCTCGTCTGGTTCGCGGGCTGGGGCGGTGACGACCTGCAGTCCCACCCCGAGAGCGGGATCCCGGTCTACATGTCCCAGGCGGCCGAGGTCGCGCCCGAGCGCGGGATCCTCGTCATCCGCGGCAGCGTCGCGGACGGCCTCACCTACCAGGTCGAGCGGGACGACGGGCCCACCGTCGGCGAGGACGAGGTCGCGGCCCTGACCGCTGAGGACCGGGAGGCGACCGCGCTGATCGGCGACCTCGTGACGGCGCCCGCGCCCGAAGCCGTCGCCGGCCTGACCGAGCGTGGCATCCGGTTCGTCGTGCAGCCCGCGCCCGCCGACGCCGCGGTCGCGACCCGCCTCGACGCCACCGCGGGCCTGGTGCGGGCGAGCGCGGAGGACCGCAGCACCCGCGCCTGGCAGGTGCTCGAGGAGCCCGAGCCGGCCTCGGTCGAGGGTCCGCGCTCGTGGCCACGCATCGGACTCCTCGTGCTCCAGGCGGTCGCGATCGCGGTCGTCGCCGTGCTCTGCCTCCCGACGATGCGCAGGAGCAGGCGATGA
- a CDS encoding WhiB family transcriptional regulator, which translates to MRELFLVEDVDTDEDLGWQERALCAQTDPEAFFPEKGGSTREAKKVCQTCEVRVECLEAALMNDERFGIWGGLSERERRKLKKRAV; encoded by the coding sequence GTGAGAGAACTATTCCTGGTCGAGGATGTGGACACCGACGAGGACCTGGGGTGGCAGGAGCGTGCGCTGTGCGCACAAACCGACCCCGAGGCCTTCTTCCCGGAGAAGGGCGGGTCGACGCGCGAGGCGAAGAAGGTGTGCCAGACCTGTGAGGTCCGGGTCGAGTGCCTCGAGGCGGCGTTGATGAACGACGAGCGCTTCGGCATCTGGGGCGGTCTGTCCGAGCGTGAGCGAAGGAAGCTGAAGAAGCGCGCGGTTTGA
- the cofD gene encoding 2-phospho-L-lactate transferase yields the protein MKKLTVLSGGMGGARFLQGLLHGITTGALPGVDADAEVTVVANTADDWWIHGLKVCPDLDTVMYTLGDGIDPERGWGRRDETWSAKEELAAYGVEPTWFGLGDRDIATHLVRTQLIDAGYPLSKVTQALCKRWLTPAWGDRVRLLPMTDDRVETHVAIADPESPSGRRVVHFQEYWVRLRAEVAAETVVVVGIDDSSPAPGVLDALTDADLVLLPPSNPVVSVGTILGVPGLRDALRTTAAPVVGLSPIVGGSHVRGMAEQLLASIGVEVSAGGVGRHYGARSAGGVLDGWLVDERDADQVADLEQSGIRSAAVPLMMTDHDATAAMAAAAIGLVGR from the coding sequence ATGAAGAAGCTGACGGTGCTGTCCGGGGGCATGGGCGGGGCGCGGTTCCTCCAGGGCCTCCTGCACGGGATCACGACGGGTGCGCTGCCGGGTGTCGACGCCGACGCCGAGGTCACCGTCGTGGCCAACACCGCCGACGACTGGTGGATCCACGGCCTCAAGGTGTGCCCCGACCTCGACACCGTGATGTACACGCTCGGTGACGGCATCGACCCCGAGCGCGGGTGGGGACGCCGGGACGAGACGTGGAGCGCGAAGGAGGAGCTCGCGGCGTACGGCGTGGAGCCCACCTGGTTCGGTCTGGGCGACCGCGACATCGCCACCCACCTCGTGCGCACCCAGCTCATCGACGCCGGCTATCCGCTGTCGAAGGTCACCCAGGCGCTCTGCAAGCGCTGGCTGACGCCGGCCTGGGGTGACCGGGTGCGGCTGCTCCCGATGACCGATGACCGGGTCGAGACCCATGTCGCGATCGCCGACCCGGAGTCCCCGAGCGGACGCCGGGTCGTGCACTTCCAGGAGTACTGGGTGCGGCTCCGGGCCGAGGTCGCCGCCGAGACGGTCGTGGTGGTCGGGATCGACGACTCCTCGCCCGCGCCGGGGGTGCTCGACGCGCTGACCGATGCCGACCTGGTTCTGCTGCCGCCGTCCAACCCGGTCGTCTCCGTCGGCACCATCCTCGGCGTGCCCGGACTGCGCGACGCGTTGCGCACGACGGCAGCACCGGTCGTCGGGCTGTCCCCCATCGTCGGCGGCAGCCACGTGCGCGGGATGGCCGAGCAGCTGCTCGCGTCGATCGGGGTCGAGGTGAGCGCGGGCGGGGTCGGTCGCCACTACGGGGCCCGCAGCGCCGGCGGTGTGCTCGACGGCTGGCTGGTCGACGAGCGCGACGCCGACCAGGTCGCGGACCTGGAGCAGTCGGGGATCCGGAGCGCCGCCGTGCCGCTGATGATGACCGACCACGACGCCACCGCCGCAATGGCGGCCGCCGCGATCGGCCTGGTGGGTCGCTGA
- a CDS encoding coenzyme F420-0:L-glutamate ligase — translation MLTVTAPDEVPEVSAGDDLADLLVPLVELADGDIVVVTSKVVSKAEGRLVEGDREEWITAETVRLVARRGPTRIVRNRLGLTMAAAGVDASNVARGAVVLLPVDPDASAARLRTAIAERTGRNVGVVVTDTAGRAWREGQTDIAVGAAGIVVLESFAGRVDEHGNELAVTAPATADEIASAAELAQGKLSGRPFAVVRGRADLVLPPGDDGPGAQALVRPEGADLFGYGAREAVIRAASLIAEDAPPFGAPATAEELTEALHRIGIDVVLVHDHELTCTADRPDAAGIVAMAHGWVVEVGEPGADLRLRPLTP, via the coding sequence ATGCTCACGGTGACCGCCCCGGACGAGGTGCCGGAGGTCAGCGCGGGCGACGACCTGGCCGACCTCCTGGTCCCGCTGGTCGAGCTCGCCGACGGAGACATCGTCGTCGTGACCAGCAAGGTGGTGAGCAAGGCCGAGGGCCGGCTCGTCGAGGGCGACCGGGAGGAGTGGATCACGGCCGAGACGGTGCGGCTGGTCGCGCGCCGCGGCCCCACCCGGATCGTCCGCAACCGGCTCGGGCTGACCATGGCCGCCGCCGGCGTGGACGCGTCGAACGTCGCCCGCGGCGCCGTCGTGCTCCTGCCGGTCGACCCGGATGCGTCCGCGGCCCGGCTGCGGACCGCGATCGCCGAGCGCACCGGCCGCAACGTCGGCGTGGTCGTCACCGACACCGCCGGCCGCGCCTGGCGCGAGGGGCAGACCGACATCGCGGTCGGCGCGGCCGGCATCGTGGTGCTGGAGTCGTTCGCCGGCCGCGTCGACGAGCACGGCAACGAGCTCGCGGTCACCGCTCCCGCGACGGCCGACGAGATCGCGTCGGCCGCCGAGCTGGCGCAGGGCAAGCTCAGCGGCCGTCCGTTCGCCGTGGTCCGCGGTCGCGCCGACCTGGTGCTCCCCCCGGGTGACGACGGCCCGGGCGCGCAGGCCCTGGTCCGGCCCGAGGGCGCCGACCTCTTCGGGTACGGCGCCCGCGAGGCGGTCATCCGCGCCGCGAGTCTCATCGCCGAAGACGCGCCGCCGTTCGGTGCGCCGGCCACTGCCGAGGAGCTGACCGAGGCCCTGCACCGGATCGGCATCGACGTCGTGCTCGTCCACGATCACGAACTGACCTGCACGGCCGACCGGCCGGACGCAGCCGGCATCGTCGCGATGGCCCACGGCTGGGTGGTCGAGGTCGGCGAACCCGGCGCCGATCTCCGGTTGAGACCCCTGACTCCGTAG
- a CDS encoding DUF3105 domain-containing protein, which yields MAKTTKTEKSDRQKVIDDIRRKQRSAEKRQGFMILAVCIVIALVIIVLAAFNPIRSWIEQQRNADDPLAEIGGPASVCGDVTTKNAEGSNDHRPTGEQIEYDEAPVAFGPHWNEGGGVAPVGIDDRFFTDDSRPELEALVHNLEHGFTILWYDETAADDATMLGEIKAIAEKLDYSDTNNRLSFIAAPWTSDDGGDFPDGQHIAFTHWSADEATGKSHGVWQYCSEPSGEALETFMKDYPYYDAPEPVGGYLGEQ from the coding sequence GTGGCCAAGACCACCAAGACTGAGAAGTCGGACCGCCAGAAGGTCATCGACGACATCCGGCGCAAGCAGCGCAGCGCCGAGAAGCGTCAGGGCTTCATGATCCTGGCGGTCTGCATCGTCATCGCGCTCGTCATCATCGTGCTCGCGGCGTTCAACCCGATCCGCTCCTGGATCGAGCAGCAGAGGAACGCCGACGATCCGCTCGCCGAGATCGGCGGGCCCGCGTCGGTGTGTGGCGACGTCACCACCAAGAACGCCGAGGGCAGCAACGACCACCGGCCGACCGGCGAGCAGATCGAGTACGACGAGGCGCCGGTGGCCTTCGGACCGCACTGGAACGAGGGCGGCGGCGTCGCCCCGGTCGGGATCGACGACCGGTTCTTCACCGACGACTCGCGTCCCGAGCTCGAGGCGCTGGTGCACAACCTCGAGCACGGCTTCACGATCCTCTGGTACGACGAGACCGCGGCGGACGACGCGACCATGCTCGGTGAGATCAAGGCGATCGCGGAGAAGCTCGACTACAGCGACACCAACAACCGGCTGTCGTTCATCGCCGCGCCGTGGACCTCCGACGACGGCGGCGACTTCCCCGACGGCCAGCACATCGCGTTCACCCACTGGTCGGCGGACGAGGCGACCGGCAAGTCGCACGGGGTCTGGCAGTACTGCTCCGAGCCAAGCGGCGAGGCGCTCGAGACCTTCATGAAGGATTACCCCTACTACGACGCCCCCGAGCCGGTCGGCGGCTACCTCGGCGAGCAGTGA
- a CDS encoding mannose-1-phosphate guanylyltransferase — MVDGAIDAFWAVVPAGGAGTRLWPISRSSSPKFLHDLTGEGRTLLEQTHDRLAPLVEDRFLVVTGRAHEQAVRAQLPALGSRSVLAEPSPRDSMAAIGLAAALLERRAIETGEDVVMGSFAADHVISDPTAFHRAVVEAVAAAREDWLVTIGIEPTFPSSAFGYIRQGDGLPGHERARVVESFVEKPSVSVAEDYLATGEYRWNAGMFVVRPGVLLDLLAARSPGFAASLREIAAEPDRLDEMWLGLPKIAIDHAVAEPAAAAGRVATVPGSFGWDDVGDYDSLAGMLGDAEKLSVLGDAGLVLSQQSTGLVVPASGRVIAVIGLDDVIVVDTPDGLLVASRERAQDVKAVVAELRDQGRSELT; from the coding sequence GTGGTGGACGGCGCTATCGACGCGTTCTGGGCGGTGGTCCCGGCCGGAGGCGCCGGCACCCGACTCTGGCCGATATCGCGTTCGTCGTCACCCAAGTTCCTCCACGACCTGACAGGGGAGGGGCGCACCCTCCTCGAGCAGACGCACGACCGGCTGGCGCCGCTGGTCGAGGACCGCTTCCTCGTCGTGACCGGGCGCGCGCACGAGCAGGCGGTCCGCGCCCAGCTGCCGGCGCTCGGGTCCCGATCGGTGCTCGCCGAGCCGTCTCCGCGCGACTCGATGGCGGCCATCGGTCTCGCGGCCGCCCTCCTCGAGCGGCGCGCGATCGAGACCGGCGAGGACGTCGTGATGGGGTCGTTCGCCGCCGATCACGTGATCTCGGACCCGACGGCGTTCCACCGCGCCGTGGTGGAGGCGGTCGCGGCCGCCCGCGAGGACTGGCTGGTGACGATCGGCATCGAGCCGACGTTCCCGAGCTCGGCGTTCGGCTACATCCGCCAGGGCGACGGGCTCCCCGGGCACGAGCGCGCGCGGGTGGTCGAGTCGTTCGTCGAGAAGCCGTCGGTGAGCGTGGCGGAGGACTACCTCGCGACCGGCGAGTACCGGTGGAACGCCGGCATGTTCGTCGTCCGTCCCGGCGTGCTGCTCGACCTGCTCGCGGCACGGAGCCCCGGGTTCGCCGCGTCCCTGCGCGAGATCGCCGCCGAGCCCGACCGGCTCGACGAGATGTGGCTCGGCCTGCCGAAGATCGCGATCGACCACGCGGTGGCCGAGCCCGCCGCCGCCGCGGGCCGGGTCGCGACGGTGCCGGGAAGCTTCGGCTGGGACGACGTGGGCGACTACGACTCGCTCGCCGGCATGCTCGGCGACGCCGAGAAGCTCAGCGTGCTCGGCGACGCCGGCCTGGTGCTGTCCCAGCAGTCGACCGGCCTCGTCGTACCCGCGTCGGGACGGGTGATCGCCGTGATCGGCCTCGACGACGTCATCGTCGTCGACACACCCGACGGGCTGCTCGTCGCGTCGCGCGAGCGCGCCCAGGACGTGAAGGCCGTCGTCGCCGAGCTCAGGGACCAGGGTCGTTCCGAGCTGACCTGA